From the Lathyrus oleraceus cultivar Zhongwan6 chromosome 4, CAAS_Psat_ZW6_1.0, whole genome shotgun sequence genome, one window contains:
- the LOC127075566 gene encoding MLP-like protein 28: MVLAGKLSTELGIKAPADKFFKVYTSELHELQNHCENIHAAKLHEGDDWHHSDTVKHWTYVIDGEVHTCHESIEEVDEENKKVIWKIFGGDIDKHYKNFKLILEVSDKADGIDGTAVVKWTIEYEKISEDINPPNAQIDFLRKNTRDVDANLVKENVDL, from the exons atgGTTCTAGCTGGCAAACTTAGTACTGAACTTGGTATCAAAGCACCCGCTGACAAGTTCTTCAAAGTATATACATCAGAACTTCACGAATTGCAAAATCATTGTGAAAATATTCATGCCGCCAAGCTGCATGAAGGTGATGACTGGCATCACAGTGATACGGTTAAACACTGGACATATGTCATAG ATGGTGAGGTACACACATGTCACGAGAGTATTGAAGAAGTTGATGAAGAAAACAAAAAGGTAATTTGGAAGATCTTTGGTGGAGATATTGATAAGCATTATAAGAACTTTAAGCTCATCCTTGAAGTAAGTGATAAGGCTGATGGTATTGATGGTACTGCTGTTGTTAAATGGACGATTGAATATGAGAAAATAAGTGAAGATATTAATCCCCCAAATGCTCAGATAGACTTCTTACGCAAAAACACTCGAGATGTTGATGCTAATCTTGTTAAGGAAAATGTAGATTTATAA